A region from the Lolium perenne isolate Kyuss_39 chromosome 4, Kyuss_2.0, whole genome shotgun sequence genome encodes:
- the LOC127348228 gene encoding serpin-Z1-like, translating into MSDRDHLWMRRLFLVLTITVLGLVCLPMAEPARSTPPVDSSTPRRRTFTIAHCDECGGHDGRRHRDLAALSTRLLIHLGSDKANLALSPPLSFHSVLVLLAAGATGATLDQIVSFLGPSTGGTAHASLASHVASGILTGETGAEPDVRIAVGVWVDSSFRLRPAFADKAASQYKAAGRPMPFQEKTEEARVEINRWFEDKTGGLIKDLMPNDHLSSDTILVIGNALSLRGTWLDPFDRDDTVDGDFFLPDESSPVRVPFMTSTNSQRISSHPGFKVLQLPYECSGNHRFSMHIYLPDDRDGLQALVRELSSDTAGLLDRCVPQQAVMVGDFRIPKFKASFKIEASDLLKNLGLERPFHFSYDFAEMVDCSEPLTVGSVLHQCVVEVDEDGTMAAASTEADVIMGCSIEGEEPEAVDFVADHPFLFLVTEDRSGILLFAGQVVNPLL; encoded by the exons ATGAGTGACCGCGACCATTTGTGGATGAGGAGGCTCTTTCTCGTGCTCACCATCACCGTCCTCGGCCTGGTGTGCCTTCCAATGGCGGAGCCCGCGCGCTCTACTCC ACCAGTAGACAGTAGTACACCGCGCCGCCGCACGTTCACCATTGCCCACTGCGATGAATGCGGAGGGCATGACGGGCGCCGTCACCGAGACCTGGCCGCCCTCTCCACGCGGCTCCTGATCCACCTCGGCAGCGACAAAGCCAACCTGGCCCTCTCACCGCCGCTGTCCTTTCACTCCGTCCTGGTGCTTCTGGCCGCCGGTGCCACGGGAGCCACCCTCGACCAGATCGTCTCCTTCTTGGGCCCGTCGACGGGCGGCACGGCGCATGCATCCCTCGCCTCCCATGTAGCCTCCGGTATCCTCACCGGAGAAACGGGCGCGGAGCCCGACGTACGGATCGCGGTAGGCGTTTGGGTGGACTCCTCGTTCCGGCTTAGGCCTGCCTTTGCAGACAAGGCCGCCTCCCAGTACAAGGCCGCGGGTCGACCCATGCCTTTCCAAGAAAAG ACTGAGGAGGCGAGAGTCGAGATCAATCGGTGGTTCGAGGACAAGACGGGCGGCCTCATCAAAGACCTCATGCCCAACGACCACCTCAGCAGCGACACCATACTCGTCATCGGCAACGCGCTCTCCCTGAGAGGCACATGGCTCGACCCCTTCGACCGGGACGACACGGTGGACGGCGACTTCTTCTTGCCCGACGAGAGCAGTCCTGTGCGCGTGCCGTTCATGACGAGCACAAACAGCCAACGCATCAGCTCCCATCCCGGCTTCAAAGTCCTGCAGCTGCCCTACGAGTGCAGCGGCAACCACCGGTTCAGCATGCACATCTACCTCCCCGACGACCGTGACGGCTTACAGGCTTTGGTCCGCGAGCTCAGCTCCGACACGGCCGGGCTCCTAGACCGCTGCGTCCCTCAACAGGCTGTCATGGTGGGGGACTTCAGGATCCCCAAGTTCAAGGCGTCCTTCAAGATAGAGGCGTCGGACCTTCTGAAGAATCTGGGGCTGGAGCGCCCGTTCCACTTTTCGTATGACTTCGCGGAGATGGTTGACTGCTCCGAGCCTCTCACGGTGGGCAGCGTGCTTCACCAGTGTGTCGTTGAGGTCGACGAGGATGGGACCATGGCCGCTGCGTCGACCGAAGCTGATGTGATAATGGGGTGCTCCATCGAGGGGGAGGAGCCTGAAGCTGTCGACTTCGTGGCGGACCACCCGTTCTTGTTCCTCGTCACGGAGGACCGGAGTGGTATACTGCTTTTTGCAGGGCAAGTCGTCAATCCTCTGCTCTAG